One window of the Piliocolobus tephrosceles isolate RC106 chromosome 17, ASM277652v3, whole genome shotgun sequence genome contains the following:
- the KATNB1 gene encoding katanin p80 WD40 repeat-containing subunit B1: protein MATPVVTKTAWKLQEIVAHASNVSSLVLGKASGRLLATGGDDCRVNLWSINKPNCIMSLTGHTSPVESVCLNTPEELIVAGSQSGSIRVWDLEAAKILRTLMGHKANICSLDFHPYSEFVASGSQDTNIKLWDIRRKGCVFQYRGHSQAVRCLRFSPDGKWLASAADDHTVKLWDLTAGKMMSEFPGHTGPVNVVEFHPNEYLLASGSSDRTIRFWDLEKFQVVSCIEGEPGPVRSILFNPDGCCLYSGCQDSLRVYGWEPERCFDVVRVNWGKVADLAICNDQLIGVAFSQSNVSSYVVDLTRVTRTGTVARDPVQDHRPLAQPPPNPSAPLRRIYERPSTTCSKPQRVKQNSESERRSPSSEDDRDERESRAEIQNAEDYNEIFQPKNSISRTPPRRSEPFPAPPEDDAATAKEAAKPSSAMDVQFPVPNPEVLPRPPVVASTPAAKAGPAIIPATRNEPIGLKAPDFLPAVKIPQQAELVDEDAMSQIRKGHDTMCVVLTSRHKNLDTVRAVWTTGDIKTSVDSAVAINDLSVVVDLLNIVNQKASLWKLDLCTTVLPQIEKLLQSKYESYVQTGCTSLKLILQRFLPLITDMLAAPPSVGVDISREERLHKCRLCYKQLKSISGLVKSKSGLSGRHGSTFRELHLLMASLD from the exons ATGGCCACCCCTGTGGTCACAAAGACAGCCTGGAAGTTGC AAGAGATCGTCGCACATGCCAGCAATGTGTCCTCACTGGTGCTGGGCAAAGCCTCTGGGCGGCTGCTGGCTACAGGCGGAGATGACTGCCGTGTCAACCTGTGGTCCATCAACAAGCCCAACTGCATCATG AGCCTGACGGGCCACACGTCCCCAGTGGAGAGCGTCTGCCTCAACACCCCCGAGGAGCTCATCGTGGCTGGCTCCCAGTCGGGCTCCATCCGTGTCTGGGACCTGGAAGCTGCCAAAA TTCTTCGCACACTCATGGGACACAAAGCCAACATCTGCAGCCTGGATTTCCACCCGTACAGCGAGTTCGTAGCCTCCGGTTCCCAGGACACGAACATCAAG CTCTGGGACATCAGGAGGAAAGGCTGTGTCTTCCAATACAGG GGGCACAGCCAGGCCGTGCGGTGTCTCCGGTTCAGCCCCGATGGGAAGTGGTTGGCGTCGGCCGCAGATGACCACACCGTGAAG CTCTGGGATCTCACTGCTGGCAAGATGATGTCTGAGTTCCCTGGTCACACGGGGCCTGTCAATGTGGTCGAGTTTCACCCCAACGAGTACCTCCTGGCCTCCGGCAGCTCTGACAG GACAATCCGTTTCTGGGACCTGGAGAAGTTCCAGGTGGTGAGCTGCATCGAAGGGGAGCCTGGGCCTGTCAG GAGCATCCTGTTCAACCCCGACGGCTGCTGCCTGTACAGCGGCTGCCAGGACTCGCTGCGTGTCTACGGCTGGGAACCTGAGCGGTGCTTTGATGTGGTCCGCGTCAACTGGGGCAAGGTGGCCGACCTGGCCATCTGCAATGACCAGTTG ATAGGTGTGGCCTTCTCCCAGAGCAACGTCTCCTCCTACGTGGTGGATCTGACACGTGTCACCAGGACTGGCACGGTGGCCCGAGACCCTGTGCAGGACCACCGGCCCCTGGCACAGCCACCACCCAACCCCAGTGCCCCGCTCCGGCGCATCTACGAGCGGCCCAGCACAACCTGCAGCAAGCCTCAGAG GGTGAAGCAGAACTCAGAGAGCGAGCGCCGCAGCCCCAGCAGCGAGGATGACCGGGACGAGCGCGAGTCCCGCGCAGAGATCCAGAACGCCGAGGACTACAACGAGATCTTTCAGCCCAAGAACAGCATCA GTCGGACACCACCCCGGAGAAGTGAGCCTTTCCCTGCACCCCCAGAGGATG ATGCAGCCACAGCAAAGGAGGCAGCAAAGCCCAGCTCTGCCATGGATGTGCAGTTCCCAGTGCCAAAC CCGGAGGTCCTGCCCCGGCCCCCAGTGGTTGCTTCCACACCTGCAGCCAAGGCTGGGCCTGCCATCATCCCTGCCACCCGGAATGAGCCCATCGGGCTGAAGGCCCCTGACTTCCTGCCC GCCGTGAAGATCCCCCAGCAGGCCGAGCTGGTGGACGAGGATGCCATGTCACAGATCCGCAAAGGCCACGACACCATGTGTGTGGTGCTCACCAGCCGCCACAAGAACCTGGACACCGTGCGGGCTGTGTGGACCACGGGCGACATCAAG ACGTCAGTGGACTCCGCTGTGGCCATCAACGACCTGTCGGTGGTGGTGGACCTCCTGAACATCGTCAACCAGAAAGC CTCCCTGTGGAAGCTGGACCTGTGCACCACGGTCCTGCCACAGATCGagaagcttctgcagagcaaataTGAGAG CTACGTCCAGACGGGCTGCACCTCCCTGAAGCTGATCCTGCAGCGGTTTCTGCCCCTCATCACGGACATGCTGGCGGCCCCTCCCTCCGTGGGTGTGGATATCAGTAGGGAGGAGAG GCTGCACAAGTGCCGGCTCTGCTACAAGCAGCTCAAGAGCATCAGCGGCCTGGTCAAGAGCAAGTCGGGCCTGAGCGGCCGCCACGGCAGTACATTCCGCGAGCTGCATCTGCTTATGGCCAGTCTGGACTGA
- the KIFC3 gene encoding kinesin-like protein KIFC3 isoform X5, with translation MVEAMSQLQEENAQLQEELVVLRERLVLCNSDQQATSTQLQNQVEHLKEKLISQAQEVSRLRSELGGTDLEKHRDLLMVENERLRQEMRRCEAELQELRAKPAGPCPGCEHSQESAQLRDKLSQLQLEMAESKGMLSELNLEVQQKTDRLAEVELRLKDCLAEKAQEEERLSRRLRDSHETIASLRAQSPPVKYVIKTVEVESSKTKQALSESQARNQHLQEQVAMQRQVLKEMEQQLQSSHQLTARLRAQIAMYESELERAHGQMLEEMQSLEEDKNRAIEEAFARAQVEMKAVHENLAGVRTNLLTLQPALRTLTNDYNGLKRQVRGFPLLLQEALRSVKAEIGQAIEEVNSNNQELLRKYRRELQLRKKCHNELVRLKGNIRVIARVRPVTKEDGEGPEATNAVTFDADDDSIIHLLHKGKPVSFELDKVFSPQASQQDVFQEVQALITSCIDGFNVCIFAYGQTGAGKTYTMEGTPENPGINQRALQLLFSEVQEKASDWEYTITVSAAEIYNEVLRDLLGKEPQEKLEIRLCPDGSGQLYVPGLTEFQVQSVDDINKVFEFGHTNRTTEFTNLNEHSSRSHALLIVTVRGMDCSTGLRTTGKLNLVDLAGSERVGKSGAEGSRLREAQHINKSLSALGDVIAALRSRQGHVPFRNSKLTYLLQDSLSGDSKTLMVVQVSPVEKNTSETLYSLKFAERVRSVELGPGLRRAELGSWSSQEHLEWEPACQTPQPSARAHSAPSSGTSSRPGSIRRKLQPSGEPGVKVWVGESPQDNSHQAALTWIGFLFSFLFKKFLLLQNLFYNLPCPQAVVRADSAVFSLQVGNGRSVGRGQCKETPASQLGVLTLPWDPAL, from the exons GGGGGCACCGACTTGGAGAAGCACCGGGACCTGCTGATGGTGGAGAATGAGCGACTGAGACAGGAGATGCGGCGCTGCGAGGCCGAGCTGCAAGAGCTACGTGCAAAGCCAGCAGGTCCCTGCCCAGGTTGTGAGCACAGCCAG GAGAGTGCCCAGCTCCGTGACAAGCTGTCCCAGCTGCAGCTGGAGATGGCGGAGAGCAAAGGCATGCTGTCAGAACTGAACCTGGAGGTGCAGCAGAAGACTGACCGGCTGGCTGAGGTGGAGCTGCGGCTCAAGGACTGCCTGGCTGAGAAGGCGCAGGAGGAGGAACGACTCAGCCGGCGCCTGCGTGACAGCCACGAGACTATTGCCAGCCTGCGGGCCCAGTCCCCACCTGTCAAG TATGTCATCAAGACAGTGGAGGTGGAGTCATCTAAGACCAAGCAGGCCCTCAGCGAGTCCCAGGCCCGGAACCAGCACCTGCAGGAGCAGGTGGCTATGCAGAGGCAGGTGCTAAAGGAGATGGAACAGCAGCTGCAGAGCTCACACCAGCTGACCGCTCGGCTCCGGGCGCAG ATTGCCATGTACGAGTCAGAGCTGGAGCGGGCCCATGGGCAGATGCTGGAGGAGATGCAGTCCCTGGAAGAGGACAAGAACCGGGCCATTGAGGAGGCCTTTGCCAGAGCCCAGGTGGAGATGAAGGCTGTGCATGAGAATCTAGCAG GCGTCCGGACCAACCTGCTGACCCTGCAGCCAGCACTGCGGACCCTCACCAACGACTACAATGGGCTCAAGCGGCAGGTGCGCGGCTTCCCGCTGCTGCTGCAGGAGGCCCTCAGGAGTGTCAAGGCCGAG ATAGGCCAGGCCATCGAGGAGGTCAACAGCAACAACCAGGAGCTGCTGCGCAAGTACCGCCGTGAGCTGCAGCTGCGCAAGAAGTGCCACAACGAGCTCGTGCGACTGAAAG GGAACATCCGAGTGATTGCTCGTGTCCGGCCAGTCACCAAAGAGGATGGGGAAGGACCTGAGGCCACCAATGCTGTGACTTTCGATGCCGACGACGACTCCATCATCCACCTGCTGCACAAGGGAAAGCCTGTGTCCTTCGAGCTGGACAAGGTGTTCTCCCCACAGGCCTCGCAGCAGGAC GTGTTCCAGGAGGTGCAGGCCCTGATCACCTCTTGCATCGATGGCTTCAATGTCTGCATCTTTGCGTACGGCCAGACGGGTGCTGGCAAGACGTACACGATGGAG GGGACCCCCGAGAACCCAGGTATCAACCAGCGGGCCCTGCAGCTGCTCTTCTCTGAGGTGCAGGAGAAGGCGTCTGACTGGGAGTACACCATCACCGTCAGCGCCGCGGAGATCTACAACGAGGTCCTCAG GGACCTGCTAGGGAAAGAGCCTCAGGAAAAACTGGAGATCCGGCTATGCCCAGATGGCAGTGGGCAGCTGTATGTACCAGGGCTGACTGAGTTCCAAGTGCAGAGCGTGGACGACATCAACAAG GTGTTTGAGTTTGGCCACACCAACCGCACGACGGAGTTCACCAACCTCAACGAGCACAGCTCCCGCTCGCACGCGCTGCTCATCGTGACGGTGCGAGGCATGGACTGCAGCACGGGCCTCCGCACCACGG GGAAGCTGAACCTGGTGGACTTGGCTGGCTCCGAGCGCGTGGGCAAGTCGGGGGCTGAGGGCAGCCGCCTGCGGGAGGCACAGCACATCAACAAGTCGCTGTCAGCTCTGGGGGACGTCATTGCTGCCCTGCGCTCCCGCCAGGGCCACGTGCCCTTCCGCAACTCCAAGCTCACCTACCTGCTGCAGGATTCACTTAgtggtgacagcaagaccctcaTGGTGGTACAG GTGTCCCCTGTGGAGAAGAACACTAGCGAGACGCTCTATTCCCTCAAGTTTGCTGAACGGGTGCGCTCTGTGGAGCTGGGGCCTGGGCTACGCAGGGCAGAGCTTGGGTCCTGGTCGAGCCAGGAGCATCTAGAG TGGGAGCCGGCTTGTCAGACGCCACAGCCCTCAGCACGGGCCCACTCAGCCCCCAGCTCTGGGACCAGTAGCCGCCCTGGATCCATCCGGAGGAAGCTGCAGCCCTCGGGTGAGCCTGGAGTGAAAGTGTGGGTGGGGGAGTCTCCCCAGGATAATAGTCACCAGGCTGCCCTTACCTGGATtggctttctattttctttcctttttaaaaagttcttactTCTCCAGAACCTGTTTTACAACCTCCCCTGCCCCCAGGCAGTCGTCAGGGCAGACAGTGCTGTGTTCAGTCTGCAGGTGGGAAATGGAAGGTctgtggggagggggcagtgtAAGGAGACCCCAGCCTCCCAGCTTGGGGTGCTGACTCTACCCTGGGACCCTGCTCTCTGA
- the KIFC3 gene encoding kinesin-like protein KIFC3 isoform X7 translates to MVEAMSQLQEENAQLQEELVVLRERLVLCNSDQQATSTQLQNQVEHLKEKLISQAQEVSRLRSELGGTDLEKHRDLLMVENERLRQEMRRCEAELQELRAKPAGPCPGCEHSQESAQLRDKLSQLQLEMAESKGMLSELNLEVQQKTDRLAEVELRLKDCLAEKAQEEERLSRRLRDSHETIASLRAQSPPVKYVIKTVEVESSKTKQALSESQARNQHLQEQVAMQRQVLKEMEQQLQSSHQLTARLRAQIAMYESELERAHGQMLEEMQSLEEDKNRAIEEAFARAQVEMKAVHENLAGVRTNLLTLQPALRTLTNDYNGLKRQVRGFPLLLQEALRSVKAEIGQAIEEVNSNNQELLRKYRRELQLRKKCHNELVRLKGNIRVIARVRPVTKEDGEGPEATNAVTFDADDDSIIHLLHKGKPVSFELDKVFSPQASQQDVFQEVQALITSCIDGFNVCIFAYGQTGAGKTYTMEGTPENPGINQRALQLLFSEVQEKASDWEYTITVSAAEIYNEVLRDLLGKEPQEKLEIRLCPDGSGQLYVPGLTEFQVQSVDDINKVFEFGHTNRTTEFTNLNEHSSRSHALLIVTVRGMDCSTGLRTTGKLNLVDLAGSERVGKSGAEGSRLREAQHINKSLSALGDVIAALRSRQGHVPFRNSKLTYLLQDSLSGDSKTLMVVQVSPVEKNTSETLYSLKFAERVRSVELGPGLRRAELGSWSSQEHLEWEPACQTPQPSARAHSAPSSGTSSRPGSIRRKLQPSA, encoded by the exons GGGGGCACCGACTTGGAGAAGCACCGGGACCTGCTGATGGTGGAGAATGAGCGACTGAGACAGGAGATGCGGCGCTGCGAGGCCGAGCTGCAAGAGCTACGTGCAAAGCCAGCAGGTCCCTGCCCAGGTTGTGAGCACAGCCAG GAGAGTGCCCAGCTCCGTGACAAGCTGTCCCAGCTGCAGCTGGAGATGGCGGAGAGCAAAGGCATGCTGTCAGAACTGAACCTGGAGGTGCAGCAGAAGACTGACCGGCTGGCTGAGGTGGAGCTGCGGCTCAAGGACTGCCTGGCTGAGAAGGCGCAGGAGGAGGAACGACTCAGCCGGCGCCTGCGTGACAGCCACGAGACTATTGCCAGCCTGCGGGCCCAGTCCCCACCTGTCAAG TATGTCATCAAGACAGTGGAGGTGGAGTCATCTAAGACCAAGCAGGCCCTCAGCGAGTCCCAGGCCCGGAACCAGCACCTGCAGGAGCAGGTGGCTATGCAGAGGCAGGTGCTAAAGGAGATGGAACAGCAGCTGCAGAGCTCACACCAGCTGACCGCTCGGCTCCGGGCGCAG ATTGCCATGTACGAGTCAGAGCTGGAGCGGGCCCATGGGCAGATGCTGGAGGAGATGCAGTCCCTGGAAGAGGACAAGAACCGGGCCATTGAGGAGGCCTTTGCCAGAGCCCAGGTGGAGATGAAGGCTGTGCATGAGAATCTAGCAG GCGTCCGGACCAACCTGCTGACCCTGCAGCCAGCACTGCGGACCCTCACCAACGACTACAATGGGCTCAAGCGGCAGGTGCGCGGCTTCCCGCTGCTGCTGCAGGAGGCCCTCAGGAGTGTCAAGGCCGAG ATAGGCCAGGCCATCGAGGAGGTCAACAGCAACAACCAGGAGCTGCTGCGCAAGTACCGCCGTGAGCTGCAGCTGCGCAAGAAGTGCCACAACGAGCTCGTGCGACTGAAAG GGAACATCCGAGTGATTGCTCGTGTCCGGCCAGTCACCAAAGAGGATGGGGAAGGACCTGAGGCCACCAATGCTGTGACTTTCGATGCCGACGACGACTCCATCATCCACCTGCTGCACAAGGGAAAGCCTGTGTCCTTCGAGCTGGACAAGGTGTTCTCCCCACAGGCCTCGCAGCAGGAC GTGTTCCAGGAGGTGCAGGCCCTGATCACCTCTTGCATCGATGGCTTCAATGTCTGCATCTTTGCGTACGGCCAGACGGGTGCTGGCAAGACGTACACGATGGAG GGGACCCCCGAGAACCCAGGTATCAACCAGCGGGCCCTGCAGCTGCTCTTCTCTGAGGTGCAGGAGAAGGCGTCTGACTGGGAGTACACCATCACCGTCAGCGCCGCGGAGATCTACAACGAGGTCCTCAG GGACCTGCTAGGGAAAGAGCCTCAGGAAAAACTGGAGATCCGGCTATGCCCAGATGGCAGTGGGCAGCTGTATGTACCAGGGCTGACTGAGTTCCAAGTGCAGAGCGTGGACGACATCAACAAG GTGTTTGAGTTTGGCCACACCAACCGCACGACGGAGTTCACCAACCTCAACGAGCACAGCTCCCGCTCGCACGCGCTGCTCATCGTGACGGTGCGAGGCATGGACTGCAGCACGGGCCTCCGCACCACGG GGAAGCTGAACCTGGTGGACTTGGCTGGCTCCGAGCGCGTGGGCAAGTCGGGGGCTGAGGGCAGCCGCCTGCGGGAGGCACAGCACATCAACAAGTCGCTGTCAGCTCTGGGGGACGTCATTGCTGCCCTGCGCTCCCGCCAGGGCCACGTGCCCTTCCGCAACTCCAAGCTCACCTACCTGCTGCAGGATTCACTTAgtggtgacagcaagaccctcaTGGTGGTACAG GTGTCCCCTGTGGAGAAGAACACTAGCGAGACGCTCTATTCCCTCAAGTTTGCTGAACGGGTGCGCTCTGTGGAGCTGGGGCCTGGGCTACGCAGGGCAGAGCTTGGGTCCTGGTCGAGCCAGGAGCATCTAGAG TGGGAGCCGGCTTGTCAGACGCCACAGCCCTCAGCACGGGCCCACTCAGCCCCCAGCTCTGGGACCAGTAGCCGCCCTGGATCCATCCGGAGGAAGCTGCAGCCCTCGG CCTGA
- the KIFC3 gene encoding kinesin-like protein KIFC3 isoform X8 — protein sequence MVENERLRQEMRRCEAELQELRAKPAGPCPGCEHSQESAQLRDKLSQLQLEMAESKGMLSELNLEVQQKTDRLAEVELRLKDCLAEKAQEEERLSRRLRDSHETIASLRAQSPPVKYVIKTVEVESSKTKQALSESQARNQHLQEQVAMQRQVLKEMEQQLQSSHQLTARLRAQIAMYESELERAHGQMLEEMQSLEEDKNRAIEEAFARAQVEMKAVHENLAGVRTNLLTLQPALRTLTNDYNGLKRQVRGFPLLLQEALRSVKAEIGQAIEEVNSNNQELLRKYRRELQLRKKCHNELVRLKGNIRVIARVRPVTKEDGEGPEATNAVTFDADDDSIIHLLHKGKPVSFELDKVFSPQASQQDVFQEVQALITSCIDGFNVCIFAYGQTGAGKTYTMEGTPENPGINQRALQLLFSEVQEKASDWEYTITVSAAEIYNEVLRDLLGKEPQEKLEIRLCPDGSGQLYVPGLTEFQVQSVDDINKVFEFGHTNRTTEFTNLNEHSSRSHALLIVTVRGMDCSTGLRTTGKLNLVDLAGSERVGKSGAEGSRLREAQHINKSLSALGDVIAALRSRQGHVPFRNSKLTYLLQDSLSGDSKTLMVVQVSPVEKNTSETLYSLKFAERVRSVELGPGLRRAELGSWSSQEHLEWEPACQTPQPSARAHSAPSSGTSSRPGSIRRKLQPSA from the exons ATGGTGGAGAATGAGCGACTGAGACAGGAGATGCGGCGCTGCGAGGCCGAGCTGCAAGAGCTACGTGCAAAGCCAGCAGGTCCCTGCCCAGGTTGTGAGCACAGCCAG GAGAGTGCCCAGCTCCGTGACAAGCTGTCCCAGCTGCAGCTGGAGATGGCGGAGAGCAAAGGCATGCTGTCAGAACTGAACCTGGAGGTGCAGCAGAAGACTGACCGGCTGGCTGAGGTGGAGCTGCGGCTCAAGGACTGCCTGGCTGAGAAGGCGCAGGAGGAGGAACGACTCAGCCGGCGCCTGCGTGACAGCCACGAGACTATTGCCAGCCTGCGGGCCCAGTCCCCACCTGTCAAG TATGTCATCAAGACAGTGGAGGTGGAGTCATCTAAGACCAAGCAGGCCCTCAGCGAGTCCCAGGCCCGGAACCAGCACCTGCAGGAGCAGGTGGCTATGCAGAGGCAGGTGCTAAAGGAGATGGAACAGCAGCTGCAGAGCTCACACCAGCTGACCGCTCGGCTCCGGGCGCAG ATTGCCATGTACGAGTCAGAGCTGGAGCGGGCCCATGGGCAGATGCTGGAGGAGATGCAGTCCCTGGAAGAGGACAAGAACCGGGCCATTGAGGAGGCCTTTGCCAGAGCCCAGGTGGAGATGAAGGCTGTGCATGAGAATCTAGCAG GCGTCCGGACCAACCTGCTGACCCTGCAGCCAGCACTGCGGACCCTCACCAACGACTACAATGGGCTCAAGCGGCAGGTGCGCGGCTTCCCGCTGCTGCTGCAGGAGGCCCTCAGGAGTGTCAAGGCCGAG ATAGGCCAGGCCATCGAGGAGGTCAACAGCAACAACCAGGAGCTGCTGCGCAAGTACCGCCGTGAGCTGCAGCTGCGCAAGAAGTGCCACAACGAGCTCGTGCGACTGAAAG GGAACATCCGAGTGATTGCTCGTGTCCGGCCAGTCACCAAAGAGGATGGGGAAGGACCTGAGGCCACCAATGCTGTGACTTTCGATGCCGACGACGACTCCATCATCCACCTGCTGCACAAGGGAAAGCCTGTGTCCTTCGAGCTGGACAAGGTGTTCTCCCCACAGGCCTCGCAGCAGGAC GTGTTCCAGGAGGTGCAGGCCCTGATCACCTCTTGCATCGATGGCTTCAATGTCTGCATCTTTGCGTACGGCCAGACGGGTGCTGGCAAGACGTACACGATGGAG GGGACCCCCGAGAACCCAGGTATCAACCAGCGGGCCCTGCAGCTGCTCTTCTCTGAGGTGCAGGAGAAGGCGTCTGACTGGGAGTACACCATCACCGTCAGCGCCGCGGAGATCTACAACGAGGTCCTCAG GGACCTGCTAGGGAAAGAGCCTCAGGAAAAACTGGAGATCCGGCTATGCCCAGATGGCAGTGGGCAGCTGTATGTACCAGGGCTGACTGAGTTCCAAGTGCAGAGCGTGGACGACATCAACAAG GTGTTTGAGTTTGGCCACACCAACCGCACGACGGAGTTCACCAACCTCAACGAGCACAGCTCCCGCTCGCACGCGCTGCTCATCGTGACGGTGCGAGGCATGGACTGCAGCACGGGCCTCCGCACCACGG GGAAGCTGAACCTGGTGGACTTGGCTGGCTCCGAGCGCGTGGGCAAGTCGGGGGCTGAGGGCAGCCGCCTGCGGGAGGCACAGCACATCAACAAGTCGCTGTCAGCTCTGGGGGACGTCATTGCTGCCCTGCGCTCCCGCCAGGGCCACGTGCCCTTCCGCAACTCCAAGCTCACCTACCTGCTGCAGGATTCACTTAgtggtgacagcaagaccctcaTGGTGGTACAG GTGTCCCCTGTGGAGAAGAACACTAGCGAGACGCTCTATTCCCTCAAGTTTGCTGAACGGGTGCGCTCTGTGGAGCTGGGGCCTGGGCTACGCAGGGCAGAGCTTGGGTCCTGGTCGAGCCAGGAGCATCTAGAG TGGGAGCCGGCTTGTCAGACGCCACAGCCCTCAGCACGGGCCCACTCAGCCCCCAGCTCTGGGACCAGTAGCCGCCCTGGATCCATCCGGAGGAAGCTGCAGCCCTCGG CCTGA